The following proteins come from a genomic window of Legionella cherrii:
- the istA gene encoding IS21 family transposase, whose protein sequence is MTITNQQVKLLMKKLKKHNQEVSAAKSGMSANTARKYIKSGQLPSEMSKPHTWKTRVDAFSDVWDELAKMLEGAPGLEAKTLLNYLMARAPEQYNQSHLRTLQRRVRDWRAAFGAEQAVIFRQHIQPGKQSQSDFTCMNSLNITINGQPFKHLLFHFILTYSRWESIKVCFSESFESLVSGFEKAVWELGYVAGEHRTDNLTAATKAMGSRREFTERWQMVMAHYQIKPTTNNPGVSHENGSIEKSHDLLKNAIDQTLMVRGSRDFLTQKDYIEFLQKIVDGRNKYRMAQFEQEEELLQELPDRKWNSPEIVTARVSSGSIIQLLDKPYSVPSRLIHYTLKAYIYPEEIILFYGNKQLQVMPRNYGDGLEGINYRHLIDALVRKPSAFANYRYQGAFFPRSCFRKAYDELCNKRPASADRVYLKILQLAKIQSEQQVALALELLLEAREIPLLERVKELIDVYQKEKRAVHVMEPNLADYDNLLTSYRSH, encoded by the coding sequence ATGACAATAACCAATCAGCAGGTAAAATTACTCATGAAAAAACTAAAAAAACATAACCAGGAAGTATCTGCCGCAAAATCAGGAATGTCAGCTAATACAGCAAGGAAATATATTAAGAGTGGTCAACTGCCGTCAGAGATGAGCAAGCCACATACTTGGAAAACCCGAGTTGATGCGTTCTCTGATGTTTGGGATGAGCTTGCAAAAATGCTGGAGGGTGCACCAGGGCTAGAAGCCAAGACACTGCTTAATTATCTTATGGCACGTGCCCCAGAACAATATAATCAAAGCCATTTACGTACATTGCAACGACGGGTTCGCGATTGGCGGGCTGCCTTTGGAGCCGAACAAGCGGTTATTTTCAGGCAACATATTCAACCAGGTAAGCAAAGCCAGTCTGATTTTACGTGCATGAACTCACTTAACATCACCATTAATGGCCAACCATTTAAGCACCTCCTTTTTCATTTTATCCTGACGTATTCACGCTGGGAGTCGATTAAAGTATGTTTCAGCGAAAGCTTTGAAAGTTTAGTCAGTGGTTTTGAAAAGGCAGTATGGGAACTAGGTTATGTCGCCGGTGAGCATCGTACAGATAACCTCACTGCAGCAACTAAAGCGATGGGGAGTAGGCGCGAGTTCACCGAGCGTTGGCAAATGGTTATGGCTCATTACCAAATCAAACCAACTACTAATAATCCTGGAGTAAGCCATGAAAATGGCTCTATAGAAAAAAGCCATGATTTGTTGAAAAACGCGATTGACCAGACCTTGATGGTGCGTGGCTCTCGTGATTTCCTAACTCAAAAAGATTATATTGAGTTTTTGCAGAAAATAGTTGATGGGCGCAACAAATACCGGATGGCTCAGTTTGAGCAAGAAGAGGAGCTACTGCAAGAGCTTCCTGATAGAAAATGGAATTCACCTGAAATTGTTACTGCACGCGTGAGCTCAGGCAGCATTATCCAGCTTCTGGATAAGCCTTATAGCGTCCCCAGCAGGCTAATTCACTATACATTAAAAGCTTATATTTATCCTGAAGAAATCATCTTGTTCTATGGCAACAAACAACTGCAGGTCATGCCAAGAAACTATGGTGATGGGCTTGAAGGGATTAACTACAGACACCTTATTGATGCTTTAGTTCGAAAGCCATCTGCTTTTGCTAATTATCGTTACCAAGGAGCCTTTTTCCCCAGGAGCTGCTTTCGTAAGGCTTATGATGAGCTTTGCAACAAGCGGCCAGCTAGTGCTGATAGAGTCTATTTAAAGATTCTGCAGTTAGCAAAAATTCAATCAGAACAGCAAGTTGCTCTTGCCCTTGAGTTATTGCTTGAGGCACGCGAAATCCCTCTTCTGGAACGGGTTAAGGAGTTAATCGATGTCTACCAAAAAGAGAAAAGAGCTGTTCACGTCATGGAGCCAAACCTGGCTGATTATGACAACTTATTGACCTCCTACAGGAGTCACTAA
- the tkt gene encoding transketolase, with protein sequence MNLSKELANAIRILSVDAVEQAQSGHPGMPLGMADIATVLWKKFLKHNPQNPHWFNRDRFVLSNGHGSMLLYSLLHLTGYKLSLEDLKQFRQLNSKTPGHPEFGHTPGVETTTGPLGQGLANAVGMALAEQVLATHFNRDDFNLVDHYTYTFTGDGCLMEGISHEACSLAGTLGLGKLIVFYDDNGISIDGKVESWFTDNTAQRFKAYHWQVIEAVDGHDMDAIEQAILKAQANTTQPTLIICKTVIGLGSSVAGSEKAHGSALGAKDVANVREFFNWDYEPFVIPDTIYQQWNHIEQGEKEEQQWLMQLNQYQQKYPQDHYEFLRRINGDLPDDWQSYSDAFLEQCRSNDKAIATRKSSQQCIEHFARLLPEMLGGSADLTGSNNTDWSGSKAITAEDFSGNYLYYGVREFGMAAIMNGLAVHGGFIPYGGTFLVFADYARNAVRLSALMQQRIIYVFTHDSIGLGEDGPTHQPVEHASMLRMTPGMRVWRPADLMETAVAWKLALEHHNGPTSLLLSRQNLPALPHGATAAELIKKGGYIILDCDGTPDAILIGTGSEVQLALAAAEQVKTRGLKVRVVSMPCAELFLEQDQSYKEHVLPQNIQTRIAIEAASSAYWYQFVGLQGAVIGLDRFGVSAPAAQAYQYLGITVERIIKTLETLVVKN encoded by the coding sequence ATGAATCTTTCCAAAGAATTAGCTAATGCCATTCGCATTTTAAGTGTAGACGCCGTAGAACAAGCTCAATCAGGACATCCAGGAATGCCTTTAGGCATGGCAGACATAGCCACTGTTTTATGGAAGAAGTTTTTAAAGCACAATCCCCAAAATCCTCATTGGTTTAATCGCGATCGTTTTGTATTGTCCAATGGGCATGGATCCATGCTGCTTTATTCATTACTTCACCTCACTGGCTATAAGCTTTCTTTAGAAGACTTGAAGCAGTTCCGTCAATTAAATTCGAAAACCCCTGGGCACCCAGAATTCGGCCATACGCCTGGAGTAGAAACAACTACAGGTCCTTTAGGACAAGGCTTGGCAAATGCAGTAGGCATGGCTCTGGCAGAGCAGGTGCTCGCAACACACTTTAATCGCGATGATTTTAATCTCGTGGATCACTATACCTATACTTTTACTGGCGATGGATGTCTTATGGAAGGCATTTCGCACGAAGCGTGTTCGCTCGCAGGCACTTTAGGTTTAGGAAAGCTCATCGTTTTCTATGACGACAATGGAATTTCGATTGATGGTAAAGTTGAATCTTGGTTTACTGATAATACAGCCCAACGTTTTAAAGCCTATCATTGGCAAGTTATCGAAGCGGTAGACGGCCATGATATGGATGCTATTGAGCAAGCCATCCTTAAAGCACAGGCCAATACTACACAACCCACCCTGATTATCTGCAAAACCGTAATTGGACTCGGTTCCTCGGTAGCAGGGAGTGAAAAAGCGCATGGATCTGCGCTAGGTGCAAAAGACGTTGCCAATGTTCGTGAATTTTTTAACTGGGACTACGAGCCTTTTGTCATCCCTGATACCATTTATCAGCAATGGAATCACATAGAACAAGGGGAAAAAGAAGAGCAACAATGGCTCATGCAACTGAATCAATACCAGCAAAAATACCCACAAGACCACTATGAATTTTTACGTCGCATCAATGGCGATCTGCCTGATGATTGGCAAAGTTACAGCGATGCATTTCTTGAGCAGTGCCGCAGCAATGACAAAGCCATCGCCACCCGTAAATCATCACAACAATGCATTGAACATTTTGCCCGCTTACTGCCTGAAATGCTCGGTGGTTCAGCAGACTTAACTGGATCCAATAATACCGATTGGTCCGGCAGCAAAGCCATCACTGCCGAAGACTTTTCAGGTAATTACCTATATTATGGCGTTCGCGAATTCGGTATGGCCGCAATAATGAATGGCCTGGCAGTCCATGGTGGATTTATTCCTTATGGTGGAACATTCCTGGTTTTTGCGGACTATGCACGCAATGCCGTACGTTTAAGTGCCTTAATGCAGCAACGTATCATTTATGTCTTTACTCATGATTCAATTGGGTTAGGTGAAGATGGTCCAACCCATCAACCAGTAGAACATGCATCCATGCTGCGTATGACTCCAGGTATGCGTGTTTGGCGTCCCGCAGATTTAATGGAAACAGCCGTTGCATGGAAACTCGCTTTGGAGCATCATAATGGGCCGACATCCTTGCTGCTTTCAAGGCAAAATCTTCCTGCATTGCCTCATGGAGCAACAGCGGCTGAGTTAATTAAAAAAGGAGGTTATATCATTCTGGATTGTGATGGAACTCCTGATGCCATCTTAATCGGAACAGGCTCGGAGGTTCAGCTCGCACTTGCTGCTGCAGAGCAGGTGAAAACACGAGGACTTAAGGTGAGGGTAGTCTCTATGCCTTGTGCGGAACTATTCTTGGAGCAAGATCAAAGTTATAAAGAACATGTTTTGCCTCAAAATATTCAAACCCGCATCGCAATTGAAGCGGCCAGTTCTGCTTATTGGTATCAATTTGTTGGTTTACAAGGTGCAGTCATCGGCCTGGATCGTTTTGGCGTATCTGCCCCTGCTGCCCAAGCCTATCAATATCTGGGTATTACTGTAGAACGAATAATTAAGACATTAGAAACATTAGTAGTAAAAAACTAA
- a CDS encoding TraK family protein produces the protein MGSSLSERIAAKQMERKVSDKSVNKAAFLALKKDIASALTDGWSIKLVWETLVEEGKISFSYKTFCGYVARLIAAEKKPSSQENTKEDEQAKSKAKTEIRGFIFNPKPNLEELL, from the coding sequence ATGGGAAGCTCCCTCAGCGAACGAATCGCAGCAAAGCAGATGGAAAGAAAAGTCTCTGATAAATCTGTAAATAAAGCCGCTTTTCTTGCGCTAAAAAAAGATATCGCTTCAGCGCTAACTGATGGCTGGTCCATAAAGCTTGTCTGGGAAACCTTAGTTGAAGAAGGCAAAATCTCATTTTCATATAAAACATTTTGTGGCTATGTAGCACGTTTGATTGCTGCTGAAAAAAAGCCATCTAGTCAGGAGAACACCAAGGAAGATGAACAGGCTAAAAGTAAAGCAAAAACCGAAATTCGCGGTTTTATTTTTAATCCAAAACCCAACCTGGAGGAACTCTTGTAA
- a CDS encoding conjugal transfer protein TraM, which translates to MNDKFDTVMQEIAVKHGVVLSKDDPILILQTMNDRLIEETQQAQAAVLAQFREEIESISSQWKDDAREKAEKILNMALASSKEAMTRLLQEATNESVSIIKKVISDSVAEVHDMAKQTKNYSLLALFGSALVVSYVFLALFLI; encoded by the coding sequence ATGAATGATAAATTTGATACAGTTATGCAGGAGATCGCTGTCAAACATGGGGTAGTTTTAAGCAAGGATGATCCAATTCTCATCCTGCAGACCATGAACGATAGATTGATTGAAGAAACCCAACAGGCACAAGCGGCCGTGTTGGCTCAGTTCAGAGAGGAAATAGAGAGTATTTCCTCTCAATGGAAAGATGATGCCAGGGAAAAAGCTGAAAAGATACTCAATATGGCTTTAGCCAGCAGTAAAGAAGCCATGACTCGTTTGTTGCAGGAGGCCACAAATGAATCAGTATCGATAATTAAAAAAGTAATTTCTGATTCAGTAGCAGAGGTTCATGATATGGCAAAGCAAACAAAAAATTATAGTCTGCTGGCCTTATTTGGATCAGCGTTGGTTGTATCTTATGTATTTTTAGCTCTATTTTTAATTTAG
- a CDS encoding transposase produces MFCLKPLSLCQEFIEQLNESLNTHYGKKLTLTQRGWLALCLTGILITNSVCWQRIERMTIGGYKASALSKMFRRAKISWSTLLQSSIQMILSRYGITYGVLAIDDTANKRCKHTKMISKTHKTKDKSTGGYFNGQELVLLLLITEKVTMPVGFGFYEPQPEMSSWRKTYNIQKKNGVPKHQREEKPTPNYEKYPTKAQIALNLLFEFRKSFPQIKIQCILADALYGSSTFFCKACAQWGVQVISQVRHNQKIKTRGKLITIAEYFKRYSYGTCREMAIRGTVNQLVTLDGARLLLKAHGCKRYIVAIKYEGEENYRYLVASDLTWRLTDIASAYTLRWLAEVFIQDWKGYEGWCQLAKQQGEDGSSQGLILSLLSDHCLLLHPQQKALVDNKLPALTVGSLRDLERINAVIRVHSILGII; encoded by the coding sequence ATGTTTTGTCTAAAGCCGTTATCGTTATGCCAAGAATTTATTGAGCAACTCAATGAATCCCTAAATACTCACTATGGAAAAAAGCTTACGCTTACCCAAAGGGGTTGGCTTGCTTTATGTTTGACGGGTATTTTAATTACAAACTCGGTTTGCTGGCAACGCATAGAACGAATGACAATTGGAGGATACAAGGCCAGTGCTCTTTCAAAGATGTTTAGACGAGCCAAAATAAGCTGGTCAACTTTGCTCCAATCTAGTATCCAAATGATACTGTCTCGTTATGGGATAACCTATGGTGTTTTAGCGATTGATGATACGGCAAACAAACGGTGCAAGCATACCAAGATGATTAGCAAAACACATAAAACTAAAGATAAAAGCACAGGCGGCTATTTTAATGGCCAAGAACTGGTTCTTTTACTTTTGATAACAGAGAAAGTGACCATGCCCGTAGGTTTTGGATTTTATGAACCTCAACCAGAAATGTCCTCCTGGCGTAAGACATACAACATACAAAAGAAAAATGGAGTACCTAAACACCAAAGAGAGGAAAAGCCTACCCCTAACTATGAAAAATATCCAACTAAGGCCCAAATTGCACTGAATCTACTATTCGAATTTAGGAAGTCTTTTCCCCAAATAAAAATCCAATGTATTCTTGCAGATGCTCTTTATGGCTCAAGTACATTCTTCTGCAAGGCTTGTGCTCAATGGGGTGTACAAGTTATTTCTCAGGTAAGACACAATCAAAAAATAAAAACTCGCGGCAAGTTGATTACCATTGCAGAATATTTTAAGCGCTACTCATATGGTACTTGTCGAGAAATGGCTATTCGAGGTACGGTAAACCAGTTAGTTACTCTAGATGGAGCTCGGCTACTTCTTAAAGCTCACGGTTGTAAACGCTATATCGTAGCCATCAAATATGAAGGTGAAGAAAATTACCGCTATTTAGTTGCTTCGGATTTGACCTGGAGATTGACTGATATTGCTTCAGCATATACTCTTCGTTGGCTCGCAGAGGTTTTTATTCAAGACTGGAAGGGGTATGAAGGGTGGTGCCAGTTAGCCAAGCAGCAAGGTGAAGATGGATCAAGCCAAGGCCTGATACTGAGCCTGTTGTCTGACCACTGCCTACTCTTACATCCACAACAGAAAGCCTTGGTAGATAACAAGCTACCTGCATTAACTGTAGGTAGTCTGCGAGACTTAGAAAGAATCAACGCTGTAATAAGAGTCCATTCAATCCTTGGTATCATCTGA
- a CDS encoding M3 family metallopeptidase codes for MSAPVGLPQFSHLDVNHFQSHLDAILKKHLEQVDRLLKENPHYTWDNLMYPLDDMADELERFWSPLSHLHGVMDSPELRQCYDACLPLLSAYESAMGHNHDLYEAIKSIDLHTLNPVQQKIIADSLRDFELSGVALDKEHKKRFEAIQTRLDDLTNQFEHNILDATQAFTLHIKDPARLAGLPEHALHTAKEVAAEKGLKGHVLTLEYPCYQAVMTYAEDRALREEMYQAYITRASDQGPHAGTYDNTPLIQEILALRDEKAKLLGFNNYAELSIATKMAESTQQVRDFMDDLVGRIHTQATTEFKQLEQFAAEKYQLNPVKPWDIGYLSEKRRQALFTLSQEDLRPYFPQPKVMQGLFDLVKKLYGMSIEEIKGVDIWHKDVQCYCVVDEHNNVRGYVFTDLFARPNKHSGAWMDSLQSRRRLEDGTVQLPIATLTCNFAKASANKPAMLSHEEVVTLFHEFGHCLHHILTQVDYLGASGINGVEWDAVELPSQFFENWCWEKSGLAALTAHVDTGEPLPDSLFERLIAAKNFQSAMAMLRQMEFSVFDFRIHQEYVPNRKSLVDDILADVRSKTCVVPVVPYNRFPQSFSHIFGGGYAAGYYSYSWAEVLSSDAFSRFEEEGVLNSKTGHDFLHYILEAGSSKKAAEAYKEFRGRPATVDALLRHNGIQG; via the coding sequence ATGTCAGCGCCAGTCGGATTACCCCAATTTAGCCATCTTGATGTGAATCACTTTCAATCGCATCTTGATGCCATCTTAAAAAAGCATTTGGAGCAGGTTGACCGTTTGCTCAAAGAAAATCCTCATTATACCTGGGACAATTTAATGTACCCTTTAGATGATATGGCTGATGAGCTGGAACGTTTTTGGTCTCCGCTGTCTCATTTGCATGGTGTGATGGACTCTCCTGAGTTGCGTCAATGCTATGATGCCTGTTTGCCCTTACTCTCAGCTTATGAGTCTGCAATGGGTCATAACCATGACTTGTATGAAGCCATTAAATCAATCGATCTCCATACTTTGAATCCAGTGCAGCAAAAAATAATTGCTGATAGTTTGCGTGATTTTGAATTATCGGGCGTTGCTTTGGATAAAGAACATAAAAAACGATTTGAAGCAATTCAGACACGTCTTGACGATCTGACCAATCAATTTGAACACAATATTTTGGATGCAACTCAAGCTTTTACGTTACATATTAAAGACCCCGCACGTTTGGCAGGACTACCAGAGCATGCGTTACATACTGCGAAAGAAGTTGCCGCAGAAAAAGGCCTCAAAGGACATGTGCTGACCTTGGAGTACCCCTGTTATCAAGCCGTGATGACCTATGCGGAAGATCGCGCATTACGTGAAGAAATGTACCAAGCTTATATTACCAGAGCCTCAGATCAGGGCCCACATGCGGGTACTTATGACAATACGCCCTTGATTCAGGAAATTTTGGCATTACGCGATGAAAAGGCCAAGTTGTTGGGTTTTAATAATTATGCAGAACTATCAATCGCAACAAAAATGGCCGAATCAACCCAGCAAGTGCGCGATTTTATGGACGATTTGGTGGGCAGAATACATACCCAGGCAACAACTGAGTTTAAACAGTTGGAACAATTTGCCGCAGAAAAATATCAGCTCAATCCGGTCAAGCCTTGGGATATAGGGTATTTGTCTGAAAAACGCAGACAAGCTTTATTTACTCTCTCACAGGAAGATTTGCGTCCCTATTTCCCTCAACCCAAAGTCATGCAGGGACTATTTGATTTAGTTAAAAAGCTCTACGGGATGTCGATTGAAGAAATAAAGGGCGTTGATATATGGCATAAAGACGTACAATGCTATTGCGTGGTCGACGAACACAACAATGTTCGTGGTTATGTGTTTACCGATTTATTTGCCAGACCCAACAAACACAGTGGCGCATGGATGGATTCATTACAAAGCCGCAGAAGGTTGGAAGATGGTACCGTCCAGTTACCCATTGCGACATTAACGTGTAATTTTGCCAAGGCATCAGCCAATAAGCCTGCGATGCTCTCCCATGAAGAGGTGGTGACTTTATTCCACGAATTTGGTCATTGCTTGCATCACATTTTAACTCAGGTCGATTATCTCGGCGCCTCAGGCATTAATGGCGTGGAATGGGATGCAGTGGAATTACCCAGCCAATTTTTTGAAAACTGGTGTTGGGAGAAAAGCGGCTTGGCTGCTTTAACTGCACATGTGGATACTGGGGAGCCACTCCCTGATTCACTTTTTGAACGTCTGATTGCCGCCAAAAATTTCCAATCCGCTATGGCCATGTTACGGCAGATGGAGTTTTCAGTATTTGATTTTCGTATTCATCAGGAATATGTTCCGAATCGTAAATCATTGGTTGATGACATTCTGGCTGATGTACGTTCTAAAACCTGTGTGGTTCCTGTGGTTCCTTACAATCGTTTTCCCCAGAGCTTTAGCCATATCTTTGGTGGGGGATATGCTGCAGGCTACTACAGTTACAGTTGGGCCGAAGTTTTATCCAGCGATGCTTTTTCCCGTTTTGAAGAAGAAGGCGTATTAAACTCCAAAACAGGGCATGATTTCCTGCATTACATATTAGAAGCAGGCAGTTCGAAGAAAGCCGCTGAGGCTTATAAAGAGTTCAGAGGACGTCCTGCAACAGTGGATGCGTTGCTACGCCACAATGGCATTCAGGGGTAA
- the istB gene encoding IS21-like element helper ATPase IstB — translation MNINLNLTHNLNQLLSNLKLPICLKDYLEVAQRCEKEKLSHVEFFYEILQRESDYRMQKKIDKLVKSAQLPRDKLLSDFDMTRIPGLAPSQIIQLAEGEFIDRYGNVLIFGNPGTGKTHLSIGLAREWCLSGRRVCFYTAASLVQQLLQAKQVLKLEQFIKKLDRFELLIIDDISYVPFERHETDVLFTLMAARYEMRSLLITSNLPFSKWNSIFKDEMTTNAAIDRLVHHAVILELNTSSYRSECAKRNKVEPINAD, via the coding sequence ATGAACATCAATTTGAATTTAACTCATAATTTAAATCAACTGCTGTCCAATTTAAAATTACCTATTTGCCTTAAAGATTATCTGGAGGTGGCACAGCGTTGTGAGAAAGAAAAACTGTCTCATGTTGAATTCTTTTATGAAATTCTGCAAAGAGAAAGCGATTATCGCATGCAAAAAAAGATAGATAAGCTCGTCAAATCAGCTCAATTACCGCGCGACAAGTTACTGTCTGATTTTGATATGACTCGTATTCCTGGGCTTGCGCCAAGCCAAATTATTCAATTGGCCGAAGGGGAGTTTATTGACCGATACGGCAATGTATTAATTTTTGGAAACCCAGGTACTGGAAAAACCCACTTAAGTATAGGGCTTGCACGTGAATGGTGTTTGTCCGGAAGACGAGTTTGTTTTTACACTGCAGCGAGTCTTGTCCAGCAACTGCTGCAAGCGAAGCAGGTATTGAAGTTAGAGCAGTTCATCAAAAAGTTAGACCGATTTGAGTTGCTCATTATTGATGATATCTCTTATGTCCCTTTTGAGCGTCATGAAACCGATGTACTATTCACGCTGATGGCCGCACGTTATGAGATGCGCAGTTTATTGATTACCAGTAATTTGCCATTCTCAAAATGGAACTCCATCTTTAAAGATGAAATGACTACGAATGCCGCCATTGATAGGCTTGTGCATCATGCAGTGATCCTTGAACTCAATACATCGAGTTACCGTAGTGAGTGCGCCAAGAGGAATAAAGTAGAGCCCATCAACGCCGACTGA
- a CDS encoding ArsA-related P-loop ATPase, which yields MAKIHITLQGKGGVGKSFISATTAQYKYHKGQTPLCIDTDPINSTFHGFNALNVDHIQVMSGDEINPRLFDILIEKIASTTNDVVIDNGASSFVPLSHYLISNQVPALLKELDHEMVIHTVITGGQALFDTINGFAQLINQFANEAQFVVWLNPYWGAIEHEGKTFEQLKAYRDNKDNISALIQIPDLKKETYGRDLTDMLQQKLTFGEVLGMPDKSIMTRQRLKIVRDQLFGQLDNARVI from the coding sequence ATGGCAAAAATTCATATCACACTGCAAGGCAAAGGCGGTGTCGGCAAATCATTTATTTCAGCAACAACAGCACAATACAAATATCACAAAGGCCAAACCCCATTGTGCATTGACACCGACCCCATCAATTCAACCTTTCATGGCTTTAACGCTCTCAATGTCGACCATATTCAAGTCATGAGTGGCGATGAAATCAACCCCAGGCTATTCGATATTCTCATCGAAAAAATTGCCTCAACTACTAATGATGTAGTCATTGACAACGGTGCCAGTTCTTTTGTACCGCTATCTCATTACCTCATCAGCAATCAAGTTCCAGCTTTGTTAAAGGAATTAGATCATGAAATGGTTATTCATACTGTTATCACCGGCGGCCAGGCCTTATTCGATACCATTAATGGCTTTGCTCAGCTGATTAACCAGTTTGCAAATGAAGCACAGTTTGTCGTCTGGCTCAATCCCTATTGGGGAGCTATAGAGCATGAAGGTAAGACATTCGAACAACTAAAGGCTTACCGCGATAACAAGGACAACATATCAGCCTTAATTCAAATTCCTGATCTAAAAAAAGAAACCTATGGTCGTGATCTAACCGATATGCTGCAACAAAAACTGACCTTCGGTGAAGTACTAGGTATGCCAGATAAGAGCATTATGACCCGTCAACGGTTAAAAATCGTTCGTGATCAACTGTTTGGGCAGCTAGATAACGCCAGGGTGATCTAA
- a CDS encoding ISAs1 family transposase produces MMQSTCKFGKNQYLFNCFLTIKDPRVGGRCTYSLLSILVIVLCGLVCGCDGWKAMELLAKTRKRWLSRWIDLSEGVPSHQTLARVFSLIDPIEFERCLHEWVGGICALFTDDVIAIDGKTTRGSSHKRSNKKATHLINAYSSRLATVLGSTVTPDKSNEIKGIPLLLKTLNIKDKVITIDAMGTQKGIAKLIRLKEAHYLLALKKNHGRLYKKVNTLFNKADELDYKAMVYKEKESNDYDHSRIEHRKYTLLPAMYLPTYSHQWKDLSAYIRVESERHLPTGEVEMATRYYITSMHYKNYRKIPEAIRQHWQIENGLHYKLDVGMNEDQCPIYRGYADRNLSIMRKIVLKLLTDEKTNTDGIALKRMRAALSVQYTKKVVGF; encoded by the coding sequence ATCATGCAAAGTACGTGTAAATTTGGAAAAAATCAATATTTATTTAATTGCTTTCTCACAATAAAAGATCCGCGAGTTGGTGGACGTTGTACTTATTCATTATTAAGCATTCTAGTGATAGTGCTTTGTGGGCTGGTTTGCGGTTGTGATGGGTGGAAGGCCATGGAGTTATTAGCAAAGACCCGTAAACGCTGGTTAAGCCGATGGATAGATCTAAGCGAAGGAGTCCCTAGTCATCAAACTCTTGCCCGAGTATTCTCTTTAATTGACCCCATCGAGTTTGAACGCTGTTTACACGAGTGGGTAGGAGGAATCTGTGCTTTATTTACGGATGATGTTATTGCTATTGATGGAAAAACCACACGAGGCTCCAGTCATAAACGAAGTAATAAGAAAGCAACGCATCTGATAAATGCCTATAGCTCTCGCTTGGCTACAGTATTGGGAAGTACTGTGACGCCTGATAAATCGAATGAAATAAAGGGAATTCCTCTTTTATTAAAGACACTTAATATCAAAGATAAAGTAATAACAATAGATGCTATGGGGACACAAAAAGGTATTGCAAAATTAATCCGTTTGAAAGAAGCCCACTATCTGCTTGCCCTGAAAAAAAATCATGGTCGTTTATATAAAAAAGTGAACACTCTTTTTAATAAAGCAGATGAATTAGATTATAAGGCGATGGTGTATAAGGAAAAGGAGTCCAACGATTATGACCATAGCCGTATCGAACACCGGAAATATACCCTATTGCCAGCAATGTATTTACCCACCTATAGTCACCAATGGAAGGATTTAAGTGCCTATATTCGTGTGGAGTCAGAGCGTCATTTACCTACTGGCGAAGTTGAGATGGCAACTCGTTATTACATCACCTCGATGCATTACAAGAATTATAGGAAAATTCCAGAGGCTATTCGGCAGCATTGGCAAATTGAAAATGGCTTGCATTACAAGTTGGATGTGGGAATGAACGAAGATCAGTGCCCCATTTATCGCGGCTATGCAGATAGAAATTTAAGCATTATGAGAAAAATAGTGCTTAAACTGTTAACTGATGAGAAAACAAATACCGATGGAATCGCTTTAAAAAGGATGAGAGCCGCTCTTTCTGTTCAATATACCAAAAAAGTGGTTGGATTTTAA